The genomic region CCGTCGTCGAACTCGACGGTGACGGTGGACTCGGTCCCCGGCTCCAGGTCCGTGTTCAGGTCCATCAGCATGATGTGGTCGCCGCCGGCCTCCAGGACGCGCGAGCCGCCCGCCGGGATGGGGAAGCCGCCCTCGACCTCGCGCATGGTGGTCTCGGCGCCGTCGGTCACCCCCTCGTGCAGCTCGACCATGCCCGCGGCCTCGTGCGCGGCGGAGACGATGGTGACGTCGGCGTCGGAGCCATTGGTGATCTCCCCGAACACGGCCGTCATGCCGTCGTCGACGGTGGCGGCCTTGATCCAGGGGTCGGTGATCTCGAAGCCGTCGGCGGCGGTGGCCTCCTCGGCCGCGCCGTCCTCCGCGGCGGCTCCGGCCTGCTCCTCTGGCCGGTCGGCGCCTCCGCAGGCGGACAGGGCCAGGACGAGGGAGAACAGGGCGGCGGCCCCGGCGGTACGGGTCGGGTTCATGGGTGCTCCACGGTCTCGGGCCGCTGGGTACGCGGCCGGTCTCCTCCCAAGTCGGATCGCGGAGCCGTTCGGTTCCCGGGAGTCCGCGGACGGACGAAGGCCCCCCGCGGTGCGTCACCGCGGGGGCCGGGGGCCGAAGCGAGGAACGAGCGAAGGCCCGAAGAATGCACGGCGAGGGCCCCGTGTACAGGTGCCCGAACCGCGCTACTGGCGCTTGCGCCGCCGGATCGAGATCTTCCTGGGCGCGGCGGTGTTGGCCGCGCCGTGCACGGTCACCTCCAGCAGCCCTTCGCCGTAGCTCGCCTCGATGTCGTTCTCGCCGACCTCCTCGGGCAGGCTGATGTCCCGTCGGAAGGTGCCCATGTACCGCTCGGACGAGTAGTACACGACGTCGTCGTCATCGCGCCGGCGCTCCCCGCTGATGGTGAGGATGCCGTGGGTCAGGCTGACGGCCACGTCCTGCTCGTACACCCCGGGGACCTCGCACCTGATGACGAGGTCGTCGCCGCGGGCGAGGATGTCGGTGGGCGGGCTCCAGGCGTCGGCGTAGCCGCGCTCGCGCTCGCCCGCCTGACTGGTCTCGATCGAGGACATGGTGTCGGAGATCCGGTTCATCTCCGTGATCATGTCCACCACCCCGTGGAAGGGGTTGCTGAACCTCTTCGGTGTCACGTCCGCCTCCTGTCGGTGTCCGTGGATGCGTGGTTCACGCGGTGTGCCCTGTTCCGAACGCGCACTAGGACCTCGCCGGCGGTCGCTTGCCCTCGGTGCGGTGCTCCGGTGCGACCAGCTTCGGAACCCGCTCGCGGGACAGCGCCCGTGCCAGTCCCCACACCATGAACAACAGGATCACGGCGAAGGGCAGTCCGGTCACCACCGAGGCCGCCTGCAGGGCGTCCAGCGCGTTCTGCCCGCCCAGGACGAGCAGGATGAGGGTGACCGCGCCCTCGGCGATGGCCCAGAACGCCCGCTGCCAGCGGACGGGATGGGTGTCGCCCCCGTTGGTCAGGGTGTCCACGACCAGTGAGCCGGAGTCGGACGAGGTGACGAAGAAGATCGTGACCACGACGATGAGCAGCAGCGAGACCGCGTTGCCCAGGGTGGGCGCGAAGGAGAACATCAGGTCCATCACGCGGAACGCCCGGTCCTCCTCGTCCAGGCCGGCCAGTCCGGCGTTCCGGTACAGCTCGTAGAACAGGCCGGAGCCGCCGAACACGCCGAACCACAGGATCGAGACCGCGACCGGGGCGAACAGCGCGCCGAGGACGAACTCGCGGATGGTGCGGCCGTAGGAGATCCGGGCGAGGAAGATGCCGACGAAGGGCGCCCAGGAGATCCACCAGCCCCAGTAGAAGACGCTCCAGGTGGTGGTCCAGTCGGCGGCCTGCGGGTCCGTGAGCGGACTCGGGAAGGCCAGGCTCCACGGGACCAGGTTGCCCAGGTACTCGCCCGCGGACGTGGTCATGGTGGAGATCATGAACAGCTTGGGGCCGAACACGAAGACGACGATCAGGAGCAGGAACGCCAGCCACAGGTTGATGACCGACAGGCGCCGGATGCCCTTGTCGATACCGGACAGCACGCTGAACAGGGCGATGCCGGTGATGACGATGATGATGATCGACTGGACGGTCGAGTTGTTCGGGATCCCGAAGACGTGGTTGAGCCCGCCGTTGATCTGCAGCGTGCCCAGGCCCAGGGAGGTGGCCAGTCCGAAGATGGTGCCGAACACCGCCAGGATGTCGACGATGTTGCCCGGCCAGCCGAAGGCCCGTTCCCCGATCAGCGGGTAGAGGGCCGAGGCCGGACGCAGCGGCAGGTTCTTGCGGAAGGCGAAGTAGCCCAGCGACATCCCGAGCGCGATGTAGATCGCCCAGGGGTGGAAGCTCCAGTGGAACAGGCTGAGGGCCAGGGCCTCGTTCGCGGCCTCCGGTACCGGGCCGTCGTCGACGAGGTAGTCGGCGTTGCGCGGCCAGGTCAGGTGGTGGATGGGCTCGGAGACGCCCCAGAAGACCAGCCCGATGCCCATGCCCGTGGTGAAGAGCATGGCGAACCAGGCGAGTGTGCTGAACTCCGGGCGCGAGTCGTCGGGCCCCAGCCTGATCCGGCCGAACTTGCTGAGCATCATGAAGATGGCGAGGCCCAGGAAGAACGTCGTGGACAGGACGTAGAGCCAGCCGAGCTCGCTGCTGATCCAGTCACGGGTGGCGGTCGTCGCGTTCTGCAGAGGGGTCGTGGCGACGATGCCGAGCACGAGGAACGCGATGATCACGACGCCGGAGACGCCGAAGACCGTCGGGTTCGTGTGTTCTCTGATGTAGGTGCGCAGGGATGAGATGGTGGCTCCTTCCCAGCCCGAGTGGGACGGGTACGCCTGCGGCGGGTTCGATGGCCGGGTCCCGTCGGCGACAGGGCCCGGCGCCAGGGTGTGTCCCGTGGATGGTAAAGGCGTGCCCCATCGGTCGCCAAACAACCTCGACAACGTGGACGTTCGTCGTGTTTCGGGGCGAAGGGAGCGGGGGCCGGGGAAGGGCGTCAGTCGGAGCCGGCGATGAGGCCGTCGAGCGTGGTGCCCACGCGTTCGAGCCAGTCCGTGATGACCCGGAGTTCGTCCACGGAGTAGCCCTCGTGCAGGCGGGTCATCGCCTCGCGCATCCCGGGTGCGGAGGCGGCGGCGATCGAGTCGGCGCCCTCGACCAGGCGGACGGCGACCTTGCGGCGGTCCTGTGGATGGCGGGTGCGCTCCACGAGTCCGTGCGCCTCCAGGCGGTCGATCACTCCGGTCACCGATCCGGTGGACAGACGGAGACTGTCGGCGATCTCCCCGGGTGTCAGCGTGCCACCGACCCGCAACAGCGTGTAGCACTGGAAGTCGGTCGGGTTCATGCCCGAGCGGTCGGACATCCGGTGCAGGAGGCGGACGAGTCGTACGGCGAGCTGTTGGCCGTCGTTCTGCAGGGCCTGGTAGAGCTCGGCCCGTGCCAGGTCATCGCTCGTACCACCCGGAGCTCCGCCGGCGGCGGGGGTGGTCGGTGCGGTGTCCATGCGGCTCCCAACGGCTCGGCGGCCGGATGGTCGGTTCCCTCCGTGAGTCTACGGGGCGCGGCGGGTCGGATGATTGACGGTCACGAGACGGGGAATTAGACCGGAAACCAAGATTCTCCCTTTCCAAGGTATTTTTCGGCACTGAGGAGTCTGCCATCCAGAAGGTGCGAACGGATCAGGACGGGGCCGGCCTTCCGGCCGGCCCGGACGCGGCGTCCGTGCGCGCCGCCGTCGACGCCGCGCTGGACCGGTACCTGGACGAGCGCGGACGCGAGGCCGGGGAACTGGACCCGGACTTCGGCCGCGATCTGGTGGGCCGCCTGCGCGACTTCACCCTGGGAACGGGCAAGCGGTTGCGCCCGCTGCTGGGCTGGTGGGGGTGGATCGCCGGCGGCGGAGCCCCGCGGGGCCCGACGGCCGAGGCCGCCCTGCGCGCCTGCGCCGCGCTCGAACTCCTCCAGACCTTCGCGCTCGTGCACGACGACGTCATGGACGGATCCCCGCTGCGCCGCGGCACGTCCTCGGTGCACGCCGCCTACGCGGCCGAGCACAGGGCCGGCTCCTGCGCGGGTGAGGACCGCCGCTACGGCGAGGCCATGGCGGTCCTGACCGGCGACCTCGCGCTGGCCTGGGCCGACGACCTGCTCGACGCCGCCCTGGCGGACCTGCCCACGCGCGCCGGCGCGCGCCGCGTGTGGAGCTGGGTGCGCACGGAGGTCATGGCCGGACAGTTCCTCGACCTGCGCGGCCAGGCGCGGCGGGAGCGCTCCGAGAGCGGCGCCCTGCGCGCGGACCGGTTCAAGACGGCCGCCTACACGGCCGAGCGCCCGCTCCACCTGGGCGCGGCGATGGCCGCCGCCCCCGAGCCGACCGTGCGCGCCCTGCGCTCCTACGGCCAGGACGTCGGCGTGGCCTTCCAGCTGCGCGACGACCTCCGGGACGCCTACGGCGCGCCCGAGCGGACCGGCAAACAGCCCGGGGAGGACCTGGCCCGGGGCAGGAACACGCTGCTGCTGGCGGCCGGGCTGCGCCTGGCGCGCGAACGGGGCGACGCCACCGCCGCACGCGTCCTGGGCCGGGTCGGCGACGCCGCCGACCCCACCGACCCCGCGCTCGCCGCACGCGTGCTCGATGCCCTGGGCGCACGGGAGCTGGTGCTGCGGCGTTGCCGTGAGCTGTCCGCCCGCGGCGTCGCCCACCTGGCCGCCCTCCCGCTCGACCCCGACGTCATGGAGGGGTTGCGGAGCCTGGCCCAGGCGGCCGCCCGACCCTGAACGCGCCCCTCGGGGCGGGAGAGGACCAACGATCATGCCGATCCACCGGAACCGGGGCGCCCGGGACGGACGCCGCCCCCGGGGGCCCCGCGGGCGCGACCCCGTCGTCGTGGTCGGGGCGGGCCTGTCCGGCCTGGCGTGCGCCCTGCACCTGCTGGGCGCCGGACGCGACGTCGTCGTGGTCGAACGCGAGGACCATCCGGGCGGGCGCGCCGGCCGACTGGACCTGGACGGGTTCCGGATCGACACCGGGCCGACCGTTCTGACCATGCCCGACCTGCTCGACGAGGCGCTCGGAGCGGTCGGGGAGTCGGTCCACGAGCGCCTGGACCTGGTGCCCCTGGCCCCCGCCTACCGGGCCGCCTTCGCCGACGGCTCCACCATCGACGTCCACACCGACCGCGCGGCGATGGCCGCCGAGGTCCTGCGCGTGGCCGGGCCCCGCGAGGCGGTCGGCTACCTGCGCCTGCGCGAGTGGCTCACCCGCCTGTACCGGATCGAGATGCGCTCGTTCATCGACGCCCAGTTCGACTCGCCCCTGGACCTGGTGCGGCCCGACCTGCTGCGGCTGGCGGCCCTGGGCGGGTTCGGCCGCCTGGCCCCGGCCGTGGGCCGCCGCGTGCGCGACGAGCGGCTGCGCCGGATCTTCTCCTTCCAGTCGCTGTACGCGGGGGTGCCGCCGGACCGGGCGCTGGCCGCCTACGGAGTCATCGCCTACATGGACACCGTCGCGGGCGTCTACTTCCCGCGGGGCGGCATGCGCGCCGTGGGCGACGCCCTGGCCGCCGCGGCGGCCAAGGCGGGCGGCGTCCTGCGCTACGGGGAGTCGGTGACGCGGTTGGAGCGCAGCGGCGACCGGGTCACCGCCGTGCTGACCGACCAGGGGGAGCGGCTGCCCTGCGACCAGGTCGTGCTCACCACCGACCTGCCCGCGGCGCACCGGCTGCTGGGCCACCGGGCCCGCCGCCCGGTGGCGCACCGCTTCTCGCCCTCGGCCGTGGTCCTGCACCTGGGCACGGACCGCACGTGGGACTCCCTGGCCCACCACACGATCTCGTTCGGCGGCGCCTGGCGGCGCACCTTCGAGGAGATCATCGGTGAGGGGCGGCCCATGAGCGACCCCTCCCTGCTGGTGACCCGGCCCACGGCCACCGACCCCGCCCTGGCGCCCGAGGGACGGCACCTGCTGTACGTGCTCGCGCCCGCGCCCAACCTCGCCGCCGGGCGGATCGACTGGGACGCCGAGGGCCCGCGCTACCGGGACCGCCTGGTCGCCACGCTGGAGGAGCGCGGGCTGAGCGGCCTGGGATCCTCGATCCGCGCCGAACGCCTGGTCACCCCGGCCGACTGGGCACGGCAGGGGCTCGCGTACGGGACGCCGTTCTCCCTCGCGCACACCTTCGCCCAGACCGGGCCCTTCCGCCCGGGCAACACCGTGCCCGGCACGGCGAACGCGGTCCTGGCCGGCTGCGGGACCACACCCGGGGTCGGCGTGCCCACCGTCCTGGTCTCGGGCAAGCTGGCCGCCGCGCGCGTGCTGTCCCGGACCGGAGGCGGCCGGTGACGGGCGTCGTCGGCGAGCTGGACGCGGCCGGCATCACGGGGAGCCGGTTGCGCGCCGACTACGTGTACTGCCGCGCCCTGCACGCCCGCCACGGGCGCACCTACTACACGGCCACGCGCGTCCTGCCGCCCGGGCGCCGGCCCGCGGTCCACGCGCTGTACGGGTTCGCGCGGTGGGTGGACGACATCGTCGACGAGCCCCCTCCGGGGACCGCCGCCGCCGCAGTGCACGAGCGCCTGGACGCCGTGGAGGCCGGACTGGCCCTGGCGCTGTCCGGCGGCGCGGCCGCCGATCCCGCGCTGCGCGCCCTCGCGGACACGGCCCGGCGCTACCGGCTGCCCGACGACTACTTCACGGCGTTCATGGCCTCGATGCGCATGGACCTGACCGTCACGCACTACACGGACCTGGCGCACCTGCGCTCCTACATGTACGGGTCCGCGGCCGTGATCGGCCTCCAGGTGCTGCCCGTCCTGGGCACCGTGGTGCCCCGCGAGGAGGCCGCCCCGCACGCCGCCGCGCTGGGCGAGGCCTTCCAGCTCACCAACTTCCTGCGCGACGTGGCCGAGGACCTGGCGCGAGGGCGCGTCTACCTGCCCGCGGACGTGCTGGCCGAGCACGGGGTCGACCGGGGCCTGCTGGAGCGCTGTCGGCGCGCCCGCGCCGCGGAGCCGCGCGTGCGCCGCGCGGTCGCGGCCATGGTGGAGGTCAACGAGGACTTCTACCGCAGGGCGCGCCCCGGCATCGCGATGCTCTCGCCCGTGGCCCGGCCGTGTGTCGCCACGGCCTTCCGGCTCTACCGGGCGATCCTGGAGGAGATCCGCGCGGCCGACCACGATGTCTGGAGCACCCGTCACCGGGTCTCGGACACGCGCAAGGCGGTCGCCGCCGTACCCGCCCTCGCCCGTTCGCTCCTCGCGCGGTCGGTTCCGCGTCCGCGCGGCCCGGAACGCGGCGCCCACCTGTGGAGGACCGAATCGTGAGCACCTCTGACACCCCTGGCACCCCTGGTACCTCCGGCCCCGGGACCGGCCGGATTCCGCTGTCCCGCCTGCCCTCGCCCCGGTGGAGCGCCCAGGAGCCCACCTGGCGGGGCGCCGCCCCGGCCGTCATCGGAGCCGCGCTCAAACGGGCGCTGGCCCGGCCCTCCGGCAACTGGTTCGTCCTCGCCGCCAGTGAGCAGGTCCGCGCGGACCGGCCGTTCGGCCGGGTGGTCGCCGGTACGGAGCTGGTGGCCTGGCGGACCCCGGACGGGACCCCGCACGCCGGCCCGGGCGCCTGCCCGCACCTGGGCGCGCCGCTGTGCCGGGGCGCGGTGGCCGAGGGGCGCCTGGTGTGCCGGTGGCACGGGCTCTCCCTGGGCTCCGACGGGTTTCCGGGCTGGAGCCCCTACCCCGCGCACGACGACGGCGTGCTCGTGTGGGTGCG from Nocardiopsis aegyptia harbors:
- a CDS encoding BCCT family transporter → MIIAFLVLGIVATTPLQNATTATRDWISSELGWLYVLSTTFFLGLAIFMMLSKFGRIRLGPDDSRPEFSTLAWFAMLFTTGMGIGLVFWGVSEPIHHLTWPRNADYLVDDGPVPEAANEALALSLFHWSFHPWAIYIALGMSLGYFAFRKNLPLRPASALYPLIGERAFGWPGNIVDILAVFGTIFGLATSLGLGTLQINGGLNHVFGIPNNSTVQSIIIIVITGIALFSVLSGIDKGIRRLSVINLWLAFLLLIVVFVFGPKLFMISTMTTSAGEYLGNLVPWSLAFPSPLTDPQAADWTTTWSVFYWGWWISWAPFVGIFLARISYGRTIREFVLGALFAPVAVSILWFGVFGGSGLFYELYRNAGLAGLDEEDRAFRVMDLMFSFAPTLGNAVSLLLIVVVTIFFVTSSDSGSLVVDTLTNGGDTHPVRWQRAFWAIAEGAVTLILLVLGGQNALDALQAASVVTGLPFAVILLFMVWGLARALSRERVPKLVAPEHRTEGKRPPARS
- a CDS encoding polyprenyl synthetase family protein; this translates as MRTDQDGAGLPAGPDAASVRAAVDAALDRYLDERGREAGELDPDFGRDLVGRLRDFTLGTGKRLRPLLGWWGWIAGGGAPRGPTAEAALRACAALELLQTFALVHDDVMDGSPLRRGTSSVHAAYAAEHRAGSCAGEDRRYGEAMAVLTGDLALAWADDLLDAALADLPTRAGARRVWSWVRTEVMAGQFLDLRGQARRERSESGALRADRFKTAAYTAERPLHLGAAMAAAPEPTVRALRSYGQDVGVAFQLRDDLRDAYGAPERTGKQPGEDLARGRNTLLLAAGLRLARERGDATAARVLGRVGDAADPTDPALAARVLDALGARELVLRRCRELSARGVAHLAALPLDPDVMEGLRSLAQAAARP
- a CDS encoding phytoene/squalene synthase family protein translates to MTGVVGELDAAGITGSRLRADYVYCRALHARHGRTYYTATRVLPPGRRPAVHALYGFARWVDDIVDEPPPGTAAAAVHERLDAVEAGLALALSGGAAADPALRALADTARRYRLPDDYFTAFMASMRMDLTVTHYTDLAHLRSYMYGSAAVIGLQVLPVLGTVVPREEAAPHAAALGEAFQLTNFLRDVAEDLARGRVYLPADVLAEHGVDRGLLERCRRARAAEPRVRRAVAAMVEVNEDFYRRARPGIAMLSPVARPCVATAFRLYRAILEEIRAADHDVWSTRHRVSDTRKAVAAVPALARSLLARSVPRPRGPERGAHLWRTES
- a CDS encoding copper chaperone PCu(A)C, giving the protein MNPTRTAGAAALFSLVLALSACGGADRPEEQAGAAAEDGAAEEATAADGFEITDPWIKAATVDDGMTAVFGEITNGSDADVTIVSAAHEAAGMVELHEGVTDGAETTMREVEGGFPIPAGGSRVLEAGGDHIMLMDLNTDLEPGTESTVTVEFDDGSTAEFTAQVKEFAGANEEYDGGGDEEEYEEGHGDHEGEHTEDEG
- a CDS encoding Hsp20/alpha crystallin family protein; translated protein: MTPKRFSNPFHGVVDMITEMNRISDTMSSIETSQAGERERGYADAWSPPTDILARGDDLVIRCEVPGVYEQDVAVSLTHGILTISGERRRDDDDVVYYSSERYMGTFRRDISLPEEVGENDIEASYGEGLLEVTVHGAANTAAPRKISIRRRKRQ
- the crtI gene encoding phytoene desaturase family protein, with protein sequence MPIHRNRGARDGRRPRGPRGRDPVVVVGAGLSGLACALHLLGAGRDVVVVEREDHPGGRAGRLDLDGFRIDTGPTVLTMPDLLDEALGAVGESVHERLDLVPLAPAYRAAFADGSTIDVHTDRAAMAAEVLRVAGPREAVGYLRLREWLTRLYRIEMRSFIDAQFDSPLDLVRPDLLRLAALGGFGRLAPAVGRRVRDERLRRIFSFQSLYAGVPPDRALAAYGVIAYMDTVAGVYFPRGGMRAVGDALAAAAAKAGGVLRYGESVTRLERSGDRVTAVLTDQGERLPCDQVVLTTDLPAAHRLLGHRARRPVAHRFSPSAVVLHLGTDRTWDSLAHHTISFGGAWRRTFEEIIGEGRPMSDPSLLVTRPTATDPALAPEGRHLLYVLAPAPNLAAGRIDWDAEGPRYRDRLVATLEERGLSGLGSSIRAERLVTPADWARQGLAYGTPFSLAHTFAQTGPFRPGNTVPGTANAVLAGCGTTPGVGVPTVLVSGKLAAARVLSRTGGGR
- a CDS encoding MarR family winged helix-turn-helix transcriptional regulator; the encoded protein is MDTAPTTPAAGGAPGGTSDDLARAELYQALQNDGQQLAVRLVRLLHRMSDRSGMNPTDFQCYTLLRVGGTLTPGEIADSLRLSTGSVTGVIDRLEAHGLVERTRHPQDRRKVAVRLVEGADSIAAASAPGMREAMTRLHEGYSVDELRVITDWLERVGTTLDGLIAGSD